A window from Festucalex cinctus isolate MCC-2025b chromosome 4, RoL_Fcin_1.0, whole genome shotgun sequence encodes these proteins:
- the larp6a gene encoding la-related protein 6a produces MHALVNAFMRCLSFLLPPSWLCVSLCLWASECEQTPPRPNPRACLRATKPLTYEEVAAVAAAVHGGAAAAAASESSPSSPSASPAPGGVSPAPQAAPSVPRIWFGVVWQAVERVLGAPWVLLRESCRRSASRPARLLDSSSASGGTFTFSGENMSADAGIPNPSPSPILSPTPAPCSPDSSEEVITVDHHQLSQEMGTVTITVAIQAAEDEEPEEFSPGRVDFIGGSCSEDEFGRHDKSSGAGTSGGELEEESWQPPDPELINKLVTQIEYYLSDENLEHDAFLLKHVRRNKLGFVSVKLLTSFKKVKHLTRDWRTTAFALRQSNLLELNDEGRKVRRKSAVPVFASESLPSRMLLLSELQRWPELARLAENGGGESGAVQQEQLMKLLLKAFGTYGAIASVRVLKPGKDLPADLKRLSGRYAQLGTEECAIVEFEEVEAAIKANEAAGGEEGGSGSSGLKVVLIGTKPPKKKVQKERPSEDAPPTGMRKSRSLNSRVRELQYHADDSACSSSDTESTPTSPRPARKSQSCNKLSPTAAGVTFQNNHLSPRSSPWSSPRASPCAQRKSPHSQKSPLAASQGRLSPEAGRRWADYSSDSSLTPSGSPWVQRRKQVASQESSPVGSPMMGRKIQNADGLPPGVTRLPRGPDGTRGFHCGPLAERGKSAATQT; encoded by the exons atGCACGCTCTGGTGAACGCCTTCATGCGCTGCCTCTCCTTCCTGCTGCCCCCCTCCTGGCTTTGTGTCAGCCTCTGCTTGTGGGCCAGTGAGTGCGAACAGACACCGCCACGGCCCAATCCCAGAGCTTGCCTCCGAGCCACAAAGCCTCTTACATATGAGGAAGTAGCTGCAGTAGCCGCGGCGGTACACggtggtgctgctgctgctgccgcctcCGAGTCCTCCCCTTCCAGCCCGTCGGCCTCTCCCGCTCCTGGCGGCGTCTCGCCGGCTCCGCAGGCCGCTCCGTCGGTCCCTCGAATCTGGTTCGGGGTCGTGTGGCAAGCCGTGGAGCGCGTCTTGGGAGCTCCGTGGGTCCTCCTCCGCGAGAGTTGCCGTCGATCGGCGTCGCGTCCTGCCCGCCTCCTTGACTCGAGTTCGGCTTCCGGAGGCACCTTCACCTTCTCGGGGGAGAACATGAGCGCGGACGCGGGGATTCCCAACCCGAGTCCGAGCCCCATTCTTAGCCCCACCCCCGCCCCGTGCTCCCCCGACTCGTCCGAAGAGGTCATCACCGTGGATCACCACCAGCTGTCGCAGGAGATGGGGACGGTGACCATCACGGTGGCCATCCAGGCGGCGGAGGACGAGGAGCCGGAGGAATTCTCGCCCGGACGTGTCGACTTTATCGGCGGCAGCTGCAGCGAGGATGAATTCGGCAGGCACGACAAGTCGAG TGGTGCGGGGACAAGCGGCGGGGAGCTGGAGGAGGAGAGCTGGCAGCCCCCTGACCCAGAGCTCATCAACAAGCTGGTGACCCAGATCGAGTACTACTTGTCAGACGAAAACCTGGAGCACGACGCCTTCCTGCTCAAGCACGTGAGGCGCAACAAGCTGGGCTTTGTCAGTGTCAAGTTGCTGACCTCCttcaaaaag GTGAAACACTTGACTCGCGACTGGAGAACGACCGCTTTCGCCCTGAGACAATCCAACCTCCTGGAGCTCAACGACGAGGGCCGAAAGGTACGGCGCAAGTCGGCCGTGCCGGTCTTCGCCAGCGAGTCGCTGCCCAGCCGCATGCTGCTGCTGAGCGAGCTGCAGCGCTGGCCGGAGTTGGCCCGACTGGCGGAGAACGGTGGCGGCGAGAGCGGCGCCGTTCAGCAGGAGCAGCTGATGAAGCTGCTGCTCAAAGCCTTCGGGACATACGGCGCCATCGCCTCGGTCCGCGTCCTCAAGCCCGGCAAGGACCTGCCGGCCGACTTGAAGAGGCTGAGCGGCCGTTACGCCCAGCTGGGCACCGAGGAGTGCGCCATCGTGGAGTTCGAGGAGGTGGAGGCGGCCATCAAAGCCAACGAGGCCGCGGGCGGCGAGGAAGGCGGGAGCGGCTCGTCGGGCTTGAAGGTGGTCCTTATCGGCACCAAACCTCCCAAAAAGAAAGTCCAGAAGGAACGACCCAGCGAGGACGCCCCACCCACGGGGATGCGCAAAAGCCGCTCGCTCAACAGCCGAGTCCGAGAGCTCCAGTACCACGCCGATGATTCGGCCTGCAGCTCCTCGGACACGGAGAGCACGCCCACGTCGCCCCGGCCGGCACGCAAGTCGCAGTCCTGCAACAAGCTCAGCCCCACGGCCGCCGGCGTCACCTTCCAGAACAATCACCTGTCGCCCCGAAGCAGCCCGTGGTCCAGCCCCCGCGCCAGCCCTTGCGCCCAACGCAAATCCCCCCACTCGCAAAAATCGCCCTTAGCCGCCAGCCAGGGCCGGCTGAGCCCCGAAGCGGGCCGCCGCTGGGCCGACTACTCGTCCGACAGCAGCCTGACGCCGTCGGGCAGCCCGTGGGTGCAGAGGCGCAAGCAGGTGGCCTCGCAGGAGAGCAGCCCGGTGGGGAGCCCCATGATGGGCCGCAAGATCCAGAACGCCGACGGCCTGCCGCCGGGCGTCACCAGGCTCCCGCGGGGCCCCGATGGGACCCGCGGCTTCCACTGCGGGCCCCTGGCCGAGAGGGGCAAGAGTGCTGCCACGCAGACTTGA